A genomic window from Punica granatum isolate Tunisia-2019 chromosome 2, ASM765513v2, whole genome shotgun sequence includes:
- the LOC116195971 gene encoding serine carboxypeptidase-like 27: MGRSRSHSHCHSSVFGLCFLFLLLSDCFCLSSSSGAQESDRITELPGQPRNVDFAQYSGYVTVNQKAGRALFYWLVESPASREPASRPLVLWLSGGPGCSSVAQGAAQEIGPFRIRPNGKTLYSNPYAWNKLANILFLESPAGVGFSYTNTTSDLYTAGDNRTAEDAYIFLANWFERFPQYKHRDFYITGESYAGHYVPQLSQIVYERNKGIQNPVINFKGFMVGNAVTDDYHDLIGTWEHWWTHGLISDSTYKVLLAACNSSSSLRPSTDCTKAITLANAEQGNIDLYSIFTPPCNSTGSLKQNLRGHYPWMSRPYDPCTETYSPIYFNLPEVQKALHANVTGIPYPWETCSEVVSSNWGDSPLSMLPIYKELIPAGIRVWLFSGDTDAVVPLTASRYSIDALKLPTLTNWYPWYDNGKVGGWSQIYKGLTFVTVTGAGHQVPLLRPRQAFILFQSFLANKPMPS, encoded by the exons ATGGGTCGCTCTCGCTCGCATTCTCATTGTCATTCCTCTGTCTTTGGCCTGTGCTTCTTGTTCCTCCTCCTGTCGGATTGCTTCTGCTTGTCTTCCTCCTCGGGAGCTCAAGAGAGCGACAGGATCACTGAGTTGCCCGGCCAGCCCAGGAATGTGGACTTTGCTCAGTACTCGGGCTACGTGACCGTGAACCAAAAGGCGGGGAGGGCGCTGTTCTACTGGCTGGTGGAGTCGCCAGCGAGCCGCGAACCCGCGTCGAGACCCCTCGTGCTGTGGCTCAGTGGGGGCCCTGGTTGCTCGTCTGTTGCGCAAGGAGCAGCCCAGGAGATTGGCCCGTTTCGAATTAGGCCCAATGGGAAGACACTCTACTCGAATCCTTATGCTTGGAATAAAT TAGCAAACATCCTGTTCCTCGAATCTCCGGCAGGTGTCGGTTTCTCATACACAAACACAACCTCGGATTTGTACACTGCGGGCGATAACAGAACTG CTGAAGACGCATACATATTCCTGGCAAACTGGTTCGAGAGGTTTCCTCAGTACAAGCACAGAGATTTTTACATTACTGGAGAGAGTTATGCAG GACATTATGTTCCTCAGCTGTCTCAAATTGTTTATGAGAGAAACAAAGGGATTCAGAACCCGGTTATCAATTTCAAAGGTTTCATG GTGGGAAATGCTGTTACTGATGATTACCATGACCTCATCGGCACTTGGGAGCACTGGTGGACCCACGGGTTGATCTCCGACTCGACCTATAAAGTTCTCTTGGCTGCTTGCAATTCAAGCTCCTCTCTGCGTCCTTCGACAGACTGCACGAAGGCCATTACTCTCGCTAACGCCGAGCAGGGGAATATTGACCTCTACAGCATCTTCACTCCGCCTTGCAACAGTACCGGCTCGCTTAAGCAAAACTTAAGGGGTCACTAT CCGTGGATGTCCAGACCCTACGATCCCTGCACGGAGACGTACTCTCCCATTTACTTCAACTTGCCTGAAGTTCAGAAGGCACTACACGCAAATGTTACTGGGATTCCATACCCATGGGAAACATGCAG CGAAGTAGTGAGTAGCAACTGGGGAGATTCTCCGCTCTCGATGCTTCCCATCTACAAAGAACTCATACCTGCAGGCATCAGAGTGTGGCTCTTCAG TGGCGACACTGATGCTGTAGTTCCCCTTACTGCAAGTCGATACTCCATTGATGCCCTGAAGCTTCCGACTCTGACCAACTGGTATCCTTGGTATGATAATGGAAAG GTTGGTGGATGGAGCCAAATATACAAGGGGCTGACCTTCGTGACCGTGACAGGGGCAGGGCACCAGGTCCCACTCCTTCGACCTCGGCAAGCATTCATTCTATTCCAATCATTCTTGGCGAATAAGCCGATGCCAAGCTAA